CTGTGCGGCCGGAAGCGAACTGAGGTCGAGGGGGCCGAACGCGACCGCGGAGCCGCCGCCGACTGCCTGTTGAACCTGCTGGAAGAGGTGAAAGCCAACGTAGCCCACGAGTAGGAGAATCGGAACGACGACCACCAGCACGGTGATGCCCGCCACGAGTCCATCACGGTCGACGTGATGGGCCAGTCGCCGGTAGATGGGACGGGTGGCGTAGTAGCCGAAGATCCCGAGAACCAGTATCTCGACGAACGAGTAGGCGAGAAACGCTGCGGCGAGAGCGAGCACCAACACGAACGCCCACCAGCCGACGCGCGCGCGGTCGGTCGGCGGACCGAAACCTACATCAGACATATCATCGACCGGGGCGGCCGGCGGGAAACGGTTGTGCTTGTGACCGCCAGCCCCAGACGGAAAGCGTTAGGCCGCTCCCGGCATCCTCTCGCTGTATGATACTCTCCGATGGGGACATCCGCCGGCGGCTCGACGAGGGCGACCTCCTCATTGAGCCACTCGCCGACCCCGATCTCCAGATCCAGCCCGCGAGCGTCGATCTCAGGTTGGGCCGCGAATTCCTCGAATTCCAGCGGACGAACATTCCGTGTATTCACCCCGATTCCGAAAACGAGGTCGACGAGTACGTTACTGAAACCGTGGTCGATGAGGGCGGGGAGTTCATCCTCCATCCCGGTGATTTCGTGCTCGGGACGACCGTCGAACGGGTCGACGTGCCCGACGACCTCATCGCGCGTGTCGAGGGCCGCTCCTCGCTCGGACGGCTGGCGGTCGTCATCCACGCCACTGCGGGCATCGTTGATCCCGGCTATCGCGGGCAGGTCACCCTCGAACTCTCGAATCTCGGCACTGCGCCCGTCGCCCTCTCTCCAGGAATGAGGATCTCACAGGTCATCTTCACCGAACTCAAAAACGCCGCCGAAGTGTCCTACGGAACCGAGCGCGGCTCGAAGTATCAGGATCAGCGCGGACCGCAAGCCTCGAAGATCGGCAGCGACGACGAGTTCGGGGGGAGTCAGCGACCCGATAGGAAGAGCAACGACCGGCGAGCGAGCGGTGAGGACGACGAGCGATGAAGTTCGTCGAGGAGATCGTCGTCGACGAGTTCCTGCCCACCTTCCGCTCGCTGCTGGCCGAGCGCCTGCGCGAGCACGACCTCACCCAGAGCGAGGTCGCGGATATCCTCGGGATCAGCCAGTCGGCGGTCTCCAAATACGCCCACGGCGAGGTCGCGCGCAACGACAGAGTGCTCGGCGACGAGCGCGTCGCCGGTCTCGCCGAAGACCTCGCTGAGGGCCTCGCCAACGACGAACTCACGAGCGTCGGCGCGCTCGTCGAGATCGAGATCCTGATCCGTCGGCTCGAACGCGACGACCTGCTCGCCGAGTTGCACGCCGCGGCGGTGCCCGGACTCACGGAGTACGAGGGCTTCGACGTCCACGACCCCGACAGCAGCCTCCGGGCGGCCGAACGCGCCCGCTCGTCGGTTCGGCGGGGTGTCGGCACGCTCGAAACCACGAGCGGCTTTGTGGGACTTATCCCGAACGTCGGCTCGAATCTCGTCGAGTGCGTGCCCGGCCCGGCGGGAATCGACGACGTGGCGGGCGTACCCGGTCGCATCTTCGACGTGAAGGGTCGTACTACCGTGCCGGGCGACCCCGAATTCGGCGTGTCGGGCCACGTCGCGGGCGTGTTGCTCGCCGCGCGCGAAGCCGGCAGCGACGCCCGCGCCGCGCTCAACCTCCGCTACGACCCCGCGCTCGTCGAACGCCTCGAAGAAATCGGATTTCATACTGTGGAGTTCGACGGCGAACGCGACCCTGCCGACGCCATCGCCGCCGTCGACGCCGCCGGGGCGGACGCGCTCTACCACACCGGGGGATTCGGCGTCGAGGCCAACGTCTATCTGCTCGCGTCGAGCGCCGCCGACGCCGCCGCCCGCGTGCGCGACCTCGTATGACCGATTCAGGAGCGAGCGAGGCACAGGCGTTCTACGGCCGCTGGGTACGCCTCTACGACGCTATCGCCACCCTTCCCGGAGTCGGGTCGTGGCGCGAACGCGCCGTCGGCAGTCTAGACCTCTCGCCCGGGGACCGGGTGGTGGAGATGGGCTGTGGCACGGGCGCGAACCTGCCCTACCTGCGCGAGGCGGTCGGTGCGGAGGGAACGGTCGTCGGCGTCGATTTCACGCGCGGGATGCTCGATCGCGCTCGTGAGCGCGTGGCGGCCGAGGGCTGGGAGAACGTCCATCTCGTTCACGGCGACGCTACTGCACCGCCGGTCGAGCGCGTCGACGCACTCTTCGCCAGTTTCGTCGTCGGCATGCTCGAAACACCTGCAATCGTCGTCGAGGATTGGCTCGCGCTCGTCCGTTCCGGTGGACGAATCGCGCTGCTCGACGC
This region of Halococcus sediminicola genomic DNA includes:
- a CDS encoding thiamine-phosphate synthase family protein, translated to MKFVEEIVVDEFLPTFRSLLAERLREHDLTQSEVADILGISQSAVSKYAHGEVARNDRVLGDERVAGLAEDLAEGLANDELTSVGALVEIEILIRRLERDDLLAELHAAAVPGLTEYEGFDVHDPDSSLRAAERARSSVRRGVGTLETTSGFVGLIPNVGSNLVECVPGPAGIDDVAGVPGRIFDVKGRTTVPGDPEFGVSGHVAGVLLAAREAGSDARAALNLRYDPALVERLEEIGFHTVEFDGERDPADAIAAVDAAGADALYHTGGFGVEANVYLLASSAADAAARVRDLV
- the dcd gene encoding dCTP deaminase; translated protein: MILSDGDIRRRLDEGDLLIEPLADPDLQIQPASVDLRLGREFLEFQRTNIPCIHPDSENEVDEYVTETVVDEGGEFILHPGDFVLGTTVERVDVPDDLIARVEGRSSLGRLAVVIHATAGIVDPGYRGQVTLELSNLGTAPVALSPGMRISQVIFTELKNAAEVSYGTERGSKYQDQRGPQASKIGSDDEFGGSQRPDRKSNDRRASGEDDER
- a CDS encoding class I SAM-dependent methyltransferase: MTDSGASEAQAFYGRWVRLYDAIATLPGVGSWRERAVGSLDLSPGDRVVEMGCGTGANLPYLREAVGAEGTVVGVDFTRGMLDRARERVAAEGWENVHLVHGDATAPPVERVDALFASFVVGMLETPAIVVEDWLALVRSGGRIALLDAARSTRASAKPLDAAFRLFVAASAPPTTQLRYSNPPWRSLDRRVAAARRPLEAHTTEYGTEEFALGFVRLASGRVP